In the genome of Hymenobacter taeanensis, one region contains:
- a CDS encoding DUF2256 domain-containing protein, translated as MPPSASKLPARLTKGNLPTKICLTCGRPFEYRKKWRNCWEEVKYCGEKCQRNKPKPLAAS; from the coding sequence ATGCCGCCCTCTGCCTCCAAGCTCCCTGCGCGCCTCACCAAAGGCAACCTGCCCACCAAAATTTGCCTGACCTGCGGCCGCCCCTTTGAGTACCGCAAGAAGTGGCGTAACTGTTGGGAGGAGGTGAAGTACTGCGGTGAGAAGTGCCAGCGCAACAAGCCCAAACCACTGGCAGCCAGCTAA
- a CDS encoding class I SAM-dependent methyltransferase — protein MSPSALTSQDPLGHALLAYQRGQQNATITVYSNVADEEPLPAAYFFRTLWEMPELERTALNECRGRVLDLGAGAGCHALELQSRGFEVKAVDISPGATQVMQERGVGQVACHDIYDQALTQEKYDTVLMLMNGIGLAGTLEGLERFLQHAHQLLAPGGQILATSSDISYLYEDEDGALVFDLNGPYYGEVEYTMQYENEAGATFHWIFADPSLLQNCAEAAGYQVEFLDEDDQQQYLVRLTLKG, from the coding sequence ATGTCGCCATCTGCCCTTACCTCTCAGGATCCGCTCGGCCACGCCTTACTGGCCTACCAGCGCGGACAGCAAAACGCCACCATTACCGTGTACAGCAATGTAGCGGATGAAGAGCCGCTCCCCGCCGCCTACTTCTTCCGCACGCTCTGGGAGATGCCCGAGCTGGAGCGTACTGCCCTCAACGAATGTCGCGGTCGTGTGCTCGATCTAGGGGCCGGAGCCGGCTGCCATGCCCTTGAGCTGCAAAGCCGGGGTTTTGAGGTGAAGGCCGTGGATATTTCGCCCGGAGCAACGCAGGTGATGCAGGAGCGGGGCGTAGGCCAGGTAGCCTGCCACGATATCTACGATCAGGCCCTCACCCAGGAAAAATACGACACCGTATTGATGCTTATGAATGGCATTGGCTTGGCCGGCACCCTCGAAGGCCTGGAGCGTTTCCTGCAGCATGCCCACCAGCTGCTGGCTCCCGGCGGCCAAATCCTGGCTACCTCCTCTGATATCAGCTACCTCTACGAGGATGAAGATGGCGCCCTAGTGTTTGACCTCAACGGACCCTACTACGGCGAGGTAGAATACACTATGCAGTATGAGAACGAGGCCGGTGCCACCTTCCACTGGATCTTCGCCGACCCCAGCTTACTCCAGAACTGCGCCGAGGCCGCCGGCTATCAGGTTGAGTTTCTCGACGAAGACGACCAGCAGCAGTACCTCGTGCGGCTGACGCTAAAAGGCTAG
- a CDS encoding acyl-CoA thioesterase, with amino-acid sequence MTTPYEKTYTVRWADMDPNGHMRHSAYTDYAAQLRIEYLAAQGFSLQRFAQLGIGPILFREDTRFLKEMHISEPLRVNGELAGLNEDGSRWRIVHTLFKADGRPAATVTVDGAWLDLRARKLMVPPAEITDIMRNLPRHESYADIVREPKV; translated from the coding sequence ATGACTACTCCCTACGAAAAAACCTACACCGTTCGGTGGGCTGATATGGACCCCAATGGGCACATGCGCCACTCCGCCTACACCGATTATGCTGCCCAGCTCCGCATTGAGTATCTGGCGGCTCAGGGCTTCTCATTACAACGTTTTGCTCAGTTAGGAATAGGTCCTATTCTGTTCCGCGAGGACACCCGTTTCCTGAAGGAAATGCACATCAGTGAGCCACTGCGGGTAAACGGGGAACTAGCTGGCCTGAACGAAGACGGCTCCCGTTGGCGCATAGTGCACACCCTGTTTAAAGCAGATGGCCGCCCCGCCGCCACCGTTACCGTAGATGGGGCCTGGCTTGATTTGCGCGCCCGTAAGCTCATGGTGCCACCCGCTGAAATCACGGACATTATGCGCAACCTGCCCCGCCACGAGAGCTACGCCGACATCGTGCGCGAGCCGAAGGTATAA
- a CDS encoding DinB family protein, whose translation MLNSVAELGDKAYQSPGANTWSAAQVVQHLVISETAIGQYLEKKLLQEEGHQKAGIGTFLKSKLLRLALRLPFTRFKAPTYLANLMPATAPPISELRAEWEAVRRRLERLLNEFPGKLVNHAIFKHPRSGMLTINQTLDFMLDHILHHQQQIERIKKAVS comes from the coding sequence ATGCTAAATTCCGTGGCCGAGCTGGGCGATAAAGCTTATCAATCCCCGGGGGCAAACACGTGGTCGGCGGCGCAGGTAGTGCAGCACTTGGTTATATCAGAAACAGCCATTGGCCAGTACTTAGAGAAGAAGCTGCTACAGGAAGAGGGCCACCAAAAAGCAGGCATCGGGACCTTTCTGAAATCTAAACTGCTGCGCCTGGCCTTACGCCTCCCCTTCACGCGTTTTAAAGCCCCCACGTATCTGGCCAACTTAATGCCTGCCACAGCGCCCCCAATCTCGGAGCTGCGCGCGGAATGGGAAGCAGTGCGCCGCCGCCTGGAGCGCCTGCTCAACGAGTTTCCGGGCAAGCTGGTAAATCATGCCATCTTTAAGCACCCCCGCTCAGGCATGCTCACCATCAACCAAACCTTGGATTTCATGCTCGACCACATCCTGCATCATCAGCAGCAGATTGAGCGCATCAAGAAAGCCGTAAGCTAG
- a CDS encoding pyruvate dehydrogenase complex E1 component subunit beta, which translates to MRTIQFREALREAMSEEMRRDPRVFLMGEEVAEYNGAYKVSQGMLDEFGPERVIDTPIAELGFAGIGVGAAANGLLPIIEFMTFNFSLVAIDQVINSAAKIYSMSGGQYSCPIVFRGPTGNAGMLSSQHSQNFENWYANTPGLKVVVPSTPYDAKGLLKSAIRDADPVIFMESELMYGDKGEVPEEEYLIPIGKANVVRPGENVTIVSFGKMMKVALGAADELAKEGISAEVIDLRSVRPIDYDTLIESVKKTNRMVVVEEAWPLASISSELSYMVQRRAFDYLDAPVLRITNMDVPLPYAPTLIDAALPNVERTVKAVKEVLYVNK; encoded by the coding sequence ATGCGGACCATCCAATTCCGGGAAGCCCTGCGTGAAGCCATGTCTGAAGAAATGCGCCGCGACCCGCGCGTATTTCTGATGGGTGAAGAAGTAGCCGAGTACAACGGCGCCTACAAAGTGAGCCAGGGTATGCTCGACGAATTCGGCCCGGAGCGCGTGATTGACACGCCGATTGCTGAGCTGGGCTTCGCTGGTATCGGGGTGGGCGCGGCCGCCAATGGTCTGCTGCCCATCATCGAGTTCATGACCTTCAACTTCTCGTTGGTGGCAATCGACCAGGTGATTAACTCCGCCGCCAAAATCTATTCGATGTCGGGTGGGCAGTACTCCTGCCCCATCGTGTTCCGCGGCCCTACCGGCAACGCCGGCATGCTGTCGTCGCAGCACTCCCAGAACTTCGAGAACTGGTACGCTAACACGCCCGGTCTGAAAGTGGTAGTTCCTTCTACCCCCTACGACGCTAAAGGCCTGCTGAAGAGCGCCATCCGCGACGCTGACCCGGTTATCTTCATGGAGTCGGAGCTGATGTACGGAGACAAGGGCGAGGTTCCTGAGGAAGAGTACCTCATTCCGATTGGCAAAGCCAACGTAGTACGCCCCGGTGAGAACGTAACCATCGTGAGCTTCGGCAAAATGATGAAAGTGGCCCTGGGTGCCGCCGATGAGCTGGCCAAAGAGGGCATCAGCGCCGAGGTTATTGACCTGCGCTCGGTTCGCCCCATCGACTACGATACCCTTATCGAGTCGGTAAAGAAAACCAACCGCATGGTGGTAGTAGAAGAAGCTTGGCCTCTGGCCAGCATCAGCTCGGAGCTGTCGTACATGGTACAGCGCCGCGCCTTCGACTACCTCGACGCTCCCGTCCTGCGCATCACTAACATGGACGTGCCCCTGCCCTACGCACCGACGCTCATTGATGCTGCTCTGCCCAACGTGGAGCGCACGGTGAAGGCAGTGAAAGAAGTGCTGTACGTGAACAAGTAA
- a CDS encoding tetratricopeptide repeat protein, producing the protein MAPQDTSVVGSFTFVVWISAPPPLLLLMQSTLPRLFSLVVLAGAAGFLPACSPLSKVLKSAQSGQQITVEPTVLESNGENVLFEVTAKVPVKHLKKGVAYNLGLSYRYENGLREDTVGRMTFMSGEYIYDEEQKDKLLIRKQFAFPYSPRKSPGELVALPDVHELKPNGKRVKGKEIKLARGIVTTSRLVVRQDTALNLLPESVSNNMSGTRVLPFFFDAGKAEIRNYLGTNVAALEDFIEANQRTEKVMIVAGHSPDSLDRHDPRLADKRVQALLRYYKKQVDTDSYLNKVRDIDFETEAYHRRWDLFLNKVQESALRPAQVDSVLLLINDTPGTYATKEKSLHALSFYDYLEQYIYPVMRFGTVAVRYTAPKRYDSEIYVLSKKIVEKQTEADALTPEELRYSATLTPLLAEKQRIYETSVATTGLWQAYHNLAVVLLLRSEKEVNPKVQKAYLRRAAVNFTLAAHRNPTAESFYHVATAYHRAGDKLEALQNYDYAIKLGGSRPMLNKVFSDKAALEIEVGQLDDALRSLSYSGKSYQNIMNRALIYVLKGNYQGAANIYQEAIALRPDDPLLAYCLAVVAARQQNEPAMAMHLRHAVALDRTYANRAVEDLEFRDFAKGKAFLEALR; encoded by the coding sequence ATGGCTCCGCAAGATACGTCTGTGGTGGGCAGTTTTACGTTTGTTGTCTGGATTTCCGCCCCACCCCCGCTCCTGTTGCTTATGCAAAGTACGTTGCCCCGTCTGTTTTCGTTGGTTGTTTTAGCTGGTGCCGCGGGGTTTCTGCCCGCCTGCTCGCCCCTCTCCAAGGTGCTAAAGTCAGCTCAATCTGGCCAGCAAATCACCGTAGAGCCAACCGTACTGGAAAGCAACGGCGAAAATGTGCTGTTTGAGGTAACGGCCAAAGTGCCCGTCAAGCACCTTAAAAAAGGCGTGGCTTACAACCTGGGGCTCAGCTACCGCTATGAAAACGGCCTGCGCGAAGACACCGTCGGGCGCATGACGTTCATGTCGGGCGAGTACATCTACGACGAGGAGCAGAAGGACAAACTTCTCATTCGCAAGCAGTTTGCCTTCCCTTACTCCCCGCGCAAAAGCCCCGGCGAATTGGTAGCTCTCCCCGACGTGCACGAGCTCAAACCTAACGGTAAGCGCGTGAAGGGCAAGGAAATCAAGCTGGCCCGCGGCATTGTGACTACCAGCCGCCTGGTAGTGCGCCAAGATACCGCCCTGAACCTGCTGCCTGAGTCGGTGAGCAATAACATGAGTGGTACCCGGGTGCTGCCTTTCTTCTTTGATGCCGGCAAAGCCGAAATCCGTAACTACCTGGGCACCAATGTGGCCGCCCTGGAAGATTTCATTGAGGCGAACCAGCGTACCGAGAAAGTGATGATTGTAGCGGGCCACTCTCCCGACTCGCTTGACCGGCACGACCCGCGCCTGGCCGACAAGCGCGTGCAGGCCTTGTTGAGGTACTACAAGAAGCAGGTAGATACCGACTCCTACCTCAACAAAGTTCGCGACATTGACTTCGAAACAGAGGCCTACCACCGCCGCTGGGACCTGTTCCTGAACAAGGTACAGGAGTCGGCGCTGCGGCCGGCCCAGGTAGATTCCGTGTTGCTGCTCATCAACGACACGCCCGGCACGTATGCGACCAAAGAGAAAAGCCTGCACGCATTGTCGTTTTACGACTACCTGGAGCAGTACATCTACCCAGTTATGCGCTTTGGCACCGTGGCCGTGCGCTACACCGCGCCCAAGCGCTACGACTCTGAGATTTATGTACTCTCCAAGAAGATTGTAGAAAAGCAGACCGAGGCTGATGCCCTCACGCCGGAAGAGCTGCGCTATTCGGCCACACTCACGCCCTTACTGGCCGAAAAGCAGCGCATTTATGAAACCTCAGTGGCTACTACGGGCCTCTGGCAGGCCTATCACAACTTGGCAGTGGTGCTGCTGTTGCGCTCTGAGAAAGAAGTAAACCCGAAGGTGCAAAAGGCCTACCTGCGCCGCGCCGCTGTCAACTTCACACTGGCCGCCCACCGCAACCCTACCGCTGAGTCGTTCTACCACGTGGCTACCGCTTACCACCGCGCCGGCGACAAGCTGGAAGCCCTGCAGAACTACGATTACGCCATTAAGCTTGGGGGCTCTAGGCCTATGCTGAACAAGGTTTTCTCGGATAAAGCCGCCCTCGAAATTGAAGTTGGCCAGCTCGATGATGCCCTACGCAGCCTTAGTTACAGCGGCAAGAGCTACCAGAATATCATGAACCGCGCCCTGATTTACGTACTGAAGGGCAATTACCAAGGTGCCGCCAACATCTACCAAGAGGCCATTGCCCTGCGCCCCGATGACCCACTCTTGGCCTACTGCCTGGCCGTGGTAGCCGCCCGCCAACAAAACGAACCCGCCATGGCCATGCACCTGCGCCACGCCGTTGCCCTCGACCGCACCTACGCTAACCGCGCCGTAGAGGACCTAGAGTTCCGGGATTTCGCGAAGGGCAAAGCGTTTCTGGAAGCGCTGCGGTAA
- a CDS encoding PspC domain-containing protein — MKRLTDFIEKQSFGVCNALGNRLGFSSSSVRLSFVYASFFTFGSPIVLYFALAFWMNVRRAMRRQRSTVWDL; from the coding sequence ATGAAACGACTAACCGACTTTATAGAAAAGCAGAGCTTTGGCGTCTGCAACGCCCTGGGCAACCGGTTAGGCTTCTCCTCCAGCAGTGTGCGGCTATCCTTCGTGTATGCCTCTTTCTTTACTTTCGGCTCGCCTATTGTGCTGTATTTTGCTTTGGCCTTCTGGATGAACGTTCGGCGGGCTATGCGGCGGCAGCGCAGCACAGTTTGGGATTTGTAA
- a CDS encoding glycosyltransferase family 2 protein, with protein sequence MASNSGLAPSPCADVAVVILNWNGQDFLRRFLPSVLAYSDGATVFVADNASTDDSVAMLEQEFPQVRVIRLAHNLGFCKGYNAALDDVRWTGPLTNAPKNPRPQAARGQDWTDTFGFRYYVLLNSDVEVTPSWLRPQRELLEQRPQIAACQPKIRQYSRNETERQLLEYAGAGGGYLDRLGYPFCRGRLFDTLETDQGQYNDARPVAWATGACMLVRATAWHQLGGLEPRFFAHMEEIDLCWRLQNAGFEVWYQGVSMVYHVGGGTLHKSNPRKTFLNFRNGLALVYMNTHGSELLGTVTTRLLLDWVAALRLLTQGNTPEFRAILRAHWQFWRQLAYWRQRRQKFPPLRRTAERAGLYRGSLVWAYFGKGKKHFSELEPDLLT encoded by the coding sequence TTGGCCTCTAACAGTGGCCTAGCTCCCAGCCCCTGCGCCGATGTAGCGGTGGTAATACTCAACTGGAACGGCCAGGATTTCCTGCGCCGCTTCCTGCCATCGGTGCTGGCCTACTCCGATGGGGCCACCGTTTTTGTGGCCGATAACGCCTCTACTGATGACTCGGTAGCCATGCTTGAGCAGGAGTTTCCGCAGGTGCGGGTAATTAGGCTGGCGCACAATCTAGGCTTCTGCAAAGGGTATAATGCGGCCCTTGATGATGTACGATGGACCGGACCACTGACAAATGCGCCCAAAAACCCGCGGCCACAGGCAGCGCGTGGCCAAGACTGGACTGACACGTTTGGATTCCGGTACTACGTGCTGCTTAACTCTGATGTGGAGGTAACACCCAGTTGGCTGCGCCCCCAGCGAGAATTGCTGGAGCAACGCCCCCAAATAGCTGCCTGTCAACCCAAAATCAGGCAGTATAGCCGCAATGAGACCGAGCGGCAGCTTCTGGAATACGCCGGTGCCGGCGGCGGCTACCTCGACCGCCTGGGTTATCCCTTCTGCCGCGGCCGCCTCTTTGACACCCTCGAGACCGACCAAGGCCAGTACAACGATGCTAGGCCAGTAGCGTGGGCCACCGGCGCCTGCATGCTCGTGCGGGCTACTGCCTGGCACCAACTAGGTGGCCTAGAGCCCAGGTTTTTTGCGCACATGGAAGAAATTGACCTCTGCTGGCGCCTGCAAAACGCTGGCTTTGAGGTGTGGTACCAGGGCGTCAGTATGGTGTACCATGTGGGGGGCGGCACCTTGCATAAATCAAACCCACGTAAAACCTTCCTGAACTTCCGCAACGGGTTAGCCCTGGTGTACATGAACACCCATGGCAGTGAGCTACTTGGTACCGTAACCACCCGCCTGCTGCTTGACTGGGTAGCTGCCCTGCGCCTGCTCACCCAAGGCAACACTCCCGAGTTTCGAGCTATTTTGCGGGCGCACTGGCAATTCTGGCGGCAACTGGCCTACTGGCGCCAACGGCGACAGAAATTTCCGCCGCTACGGCGTACCGCCGAGCGGGCAGGCCTGTACCGAGGTAGTTTGGTTTGGGCCTACTTTGGCAAAGGCAAGAAGCATTTCTCAGAATTAGAGCCTGACTTGCTTACCTAG
- a CDS encoding YbaB/EbfC family nucleoid-associated protein gives MFDVMGMMGKMKELQDKMKQAQDELQHITATAESGGGLVKATANGQRRLLKLEIDESLLQPQDRDMLADLVVAAVNKVMEEAGEKAKEEMKSKTSGLIPNIPGLDLGGFGL, from the coding sequence ATGTTTGATGTAATGGGGATGATGGGCAAAATGAAAGAGCTTCAGGACAAGATGAAGCAGGCCCAAGATGAACTGCAACACATTACCGCCACCGCCGAGTCGGGGGGCGGCTTGGTGAAGGCCACTGCTAACGGCCAGCGCCGCCTGCTAAAGCTGGAAATCGACGAATCCCTGCTCCAACCCCAAGACCGTGACATGCTTGCCGACCTAGTGGTAGCGGCCGTGAACAAGGTGATGGAAGAAGCCGGCGAAAAGGCCAAGGAAGAAATGAAGAGCAAGACGTCGGGCCTCATCCCCAATATTCCCGGCCTCGACCTCGGTGGCTTTGGCCTCTAA
- a CDS encoding DUF4386 domain-containing protein, whose protein sequence is MTPLFPNTTPQTLARLGGALYLAIIVCGAFSEGFVMSQLVVSGDAAATARNILAAPGLWQCAVLLNVLLVLCAVPLQWIEYVLLRPVHHRLALLALVLNLVSLSVESVSKVFMLLVLPTLENTQYMHTLGPQQVAMLAHLLLHAHGVAFNVALLFFGLTCLVNGYLIFHSGYLPKVLGVGMQAAGGSYVASCLAALFAPALAEMLLPALLLVPFLGELCLCLWLLLKGVNITTWKASAAQSQKLRPVLVGE, encoded by the coding sequence ATGACTCCTCTCTTCCCAAACACCACGCCACAGACACTTGCCCGTCTGGGTGGGGCCTTGTATTTAGCCATCATCGTATGTGGAGCTTTCTCAGAAGGGTTTGTAATGAGCCAGTTGGTGGTATCGGGCGATGCCGCGGCTACGGCGCGCAACATCCTGGCGGCCCCAGGGCTGTGGCAATGCGCCGTACTGCTTAATGTGCTGCTCGTCTTGTGTGCCGTGCCCCTGCAATGGATTGAGTATGTACTCCTTCGGCCCGTTCATCACCGCCTCGCCCTGCTGGCCTTAGTGCTAAACCTGGTGTCGCTGTCGGTAGAATCAGTGAGCAAAGTGTTTATGCTCCTCGTGCTGCCAACGCTGGAAAACACACAGTATATGCACACCCTGGGTCCGCAGCAGGTGGCTATGTTGGCGCACCTGCTATTGCATGCGCACGGTGTGGCGTTTAATGTCGCCTTACTGTTTTTCGGCCTCACCTGCCTGGTAAATGGCTACCTGATTTTCCACTCAGGCTACTTGCCCAAAGTCCTGGGCGTGGGGATGCAAGCTGCGGGGGGCAGCTATGTGGCGAGTTGCCTGGCCGCACTGTTTGCCCCGGCCTTGGCGGAGATGCTGCTACCAGCACTATTGCTGGTGCCGTTCCTCGGGGAGTTGTGCTTGTGCCTGTGGTTACTCCTTAAGGGAGTGAACATAACTACGTGGAAGGCTAGCGCAGCTCAGAGTCAGAAACTGAGGCCCGTGTTAGTGGGAGAGTAA